Genomic window (Arachis hypogaea cultivar Tifrunner chromosome 13, arahy.Tifrunner.gnm2.J5K5, whole genome shotgun sequence):
ATAGCGAGTTTAGCGAATTCTCGGGGATGACTTGCCTGATGAAATCAGATTTTGCTTTGAAGTAAGCCTTGGATGTTGATTTTGCTTGGAGCAGAACTTCAGGAGCAGTTCCACTGGGGAATCCAGCAATGTAAAGAACAGATTTGATCCAGCTGGTTTCTACACAGTCATTTTTTGTCAATCCCAATTCAGGGAAACTCTGCTTCATCACTTGGAGGAGCGTGTTAGCACTGCCAAGGAAGAGAGCATTGTAAGAAGTTGTCACGGTTCTGCGCCCCGGAAGGCTTCCGTTGGCTGTTTGAATCAAAACTCTGATGAACAGATTCTCATCAATGCTTGGTGCCACCTCCTGCCACCTATACAGAATCTTGTTTGCTCCTTGTTCTAAGCTCTTGGTAACCGTAAAAACTGTCACGGTTTCCGGCACTGGAACCAGCTTGATCTTCCACCAGAGGATAACTCCAAAGCTGCCTCCACCACCACCTCTGATTGCCCAAAACAAGTCCTCTCCCATGGCTGCTCTGTCCAGAATCCTGCCGTTGGCATCCACGATTCGAGCATCGAGGACATTGTCGGCTCCAAGGCCATACTTTCTCATCATAGAACCATATGCACCCCCTGTTATGTGACCGCCAATTCCCAGGGTTGTGCAAAGCCCTGCAGGGAAGCCATGCACTGCGCTCTTCTCTGCAATTCTGTAATAAACTTCGCCAACGGTGGCACCGGCTTGAATCCAAGCCGTGTTCTGCGCGATATCAACGTTGATCTCGCGGAGCTTGACCAAGTCTAGGATCATGAATGGCTTCTCTATGAAAGAAACATAAGAGAGGCCTTCGTAGTCATGGCCTCCACTTCTCACCCTCATGTGAATACCAAGCTGTTTGGCGCAAATCACTGCAGCTTGGACTTGTGAGTCATGGAATGGTGTGAATATGAATTCTGGTTTTGGCAGTGAGGGTAGCAAGTACCTTAGGTTCTGAGCAGTGGATTCAAGGATAGAAGTGTAGGAAGCATTGTTACGAGTGT
Coding sequences:
- the LOC112792360 gene encoding berberine bridge enzyme-like 26, coding for MESYSFRPFLSSFLILLSISLTNSIPIQEAFNHCVTLHSQTPNEFPSAVYTRNNASYTSILESTAQNLRYLLPSLPKPEFIFTPFHDSQVQAAVICAKQLGIHMRVRSGGHDYEGLSYVSFIEKPFMILDLVKLREINVDIAQNTAWIQAGATVGEVYYRIAEKSAVHGFPAGLCTTLGIGGHITGGAYGSMMRKYGLGADNVLDARIVDANGRILDRAAMGEDLFWAIRGGGGGSFGVILWWKIKLVPVPETVTVFTVTKSLEQGANKILYRWQEVAPSIDENLFIRVLIQTANGSLPGRRTVTTSYNALFLGSANTLLQVMKQSFPELGLTKNDCVETSWIKSVLYIAGFPSGTAPEVLLQAKSTSKAYFKAKSDFIRQVIPENSLNSLWKIFLQEDGPLMIWNPCGGMMGRIPESATPFPHRQGTLYKIQYVTGWLDGEKSMARHMNWIRRFYYFMAPYASKYPREAYVNYRDLDIGMNHQNTTSFSKASIWGFKYFKNNFLRLVQVKTKVDPSNFFRHEQSIPPFHTKRW